In the Breoghania sp. genome, GATCTGCGGGGCGGCCTCGCTTGAAGGCTATGACCTCGATCAGCTCGCCGCCCTTTGCAAGAAGGTCAACATCAACGGCAAGAGCATGGGCATGGCGCTCACGCCTTGCATGACCCCGCAGAATGGCACGCCGAGCTTCGAGCTGGCGGAAGACGAGATCGAGATCGGTATCGGCATTCACGGCGAGCCGGGTGTCGAGCGCACCAAGATCAAGACCGCGGACGAGACGGCGGAAATCCTCACCCGTCACATCCTCGACGACGAAGCCTATACGCGGAAGCTCTCCGAGTGGGATCCGGCGTCGGGTGACTGGGTGGATACGGATGTCACCGACATCGTGTTCTCAAAGGGCGATGAGGTGATCGCTCTGGTCAACGGCATGGGCGGCACACCGGTCTCGGAGCTTTACACCATCTATGGCAAGCTTGCGGAGTTGGCGGAAGCGGCCGGAATCAAGATCGTGCGCAACCTCGTCGGCAACTACATCACCTCGCTGGAAATGGCGGGCGTCTCGATCACGCTTCTGAAGGTCGATGAGGAGCTGCTCAGGCTCTATGACGCGCCCGTCAAAACACCTGCACTGCGTTGGGGATGCTGAAAATGACTGATGCGCTTACCTGTCACATCGTCCGGAACTGGATCCGCAAGACCGCCGAAGTGATGGCGGAAAATCGCGCCTATCTCACGGAACTCGATTCCGCGATCGGCGATGCGGATCACGGCAACAACATGGATCGCGGCTACAAGGCTGTCATCGAGAAGCTGCCTGACGGCGATGACGTGGGGGCGCTTTTGAAGGCGGTGTCGATGGCCTTGATCTCCAAGGTCGGCGGCGCCGCCGGACCTCTCTATGGCACCATGTTCCTGCAAGCCTCCAAGCCGCTCATGGGCAAGTCCGAGATCGGCTTCGAAGAGCTGGTGCAGTTCTTCGATGACGCGGTCGCGGGCGTGAAGATGCGCGGCAAGGCGGATGTCGGCATGAAGACCATGCTGGATGCGCTGGTTCCGGCGGCCGAAGCTTTCCGGGCGGCGGGCAATGTGTCCGACGGTCTGGAGGCCGCGGTTGCGGCGGCCGAAAACGGCATGAAGGAGACGATCCCGATGATCGCCACCAAGGGCCGCGCGAGTTATCTCGGCGAGCGCTCCAGGGATCATCAGGACCCGGGTGCGACATCCAGCTATCTGATTATCAAGGCCTTGCGCGATGCAGCGAGCGAGGCCGCCTGATGATTGGAATCGTGATCGTCTCGCACAGCAAGCAGCTTGCCGACGGTCTCAAGGAGCTGGCGGACACGATGAGCATGGAACCTGTGCCCATCGTGTCGGCTGGTGGCATTGATGACCCCGACAACCCGCTTGGAACGGATGCGATCCGCATCCTGGATGCCATCAACGAGGTGATGAACGACGACGGCGTCCTCGTTTTCTTTGACCTCGGTTCGGCCAAGCTCAACGCGGAAATGGCGCTCGATCTTCTCGACGACGAAGCGCGCGAGAAGGTGCGCATCTGCGAGGCCCCGCTGGTGGAAGGCGTGCTCAACGCCACCGTGCAGGCGGCGGCAGGGCAGGGGATGGATGTGGCCATCGCGGAGGCCCGCGCCACGGCGCGCGCCTTTGTGGACGATACAGGCGCGGCGGCGGCGGAAACACCGGGGGACGCGCTCGATGGGCTCGCCTCCCGCGAGTTCCGCATCCGCACCGTCCACGGCCTCCATGCGCGTCCCGCCGCCCAGTTCGTCCAGACCGCCAGCCGCTTTGAGGGCCCGGTCTATCTCGCCAATCTCACCCGCAACAGGCCGCCTGCCAACGCCAAGAGCATCAATGGCGTGATGTTGTCGGAAGTTGGCGGTAATGACGTGATCCGGCTTTCGGCGGAGGAAGCCGTCGCGGAAGACCTCTTCGCGGCCATCGCGGCGCTCGTCGAGGCGAATTTCGGCGAGGCGGAACGGGCGCCCGAGGTGGCGGAAGTCTCCGGGCCGGCCCCCGTCGAGGAAACCGCAGCCGAGCCGGTTACGGCCGGCGTTCTGGAAGGCGCAAGGATTGCCCGCGGGTTTGCGCATGGCCCGATCCGCCAGATCCGTCGTGCCCTGCCGGAGACGGTGGAAGCGAAGCCGGTCGCGGACGCGGAGGCCGAGCTTTCGCGGTTCCATGCCGCGCTTCAGGCGGCGGAGGGTGAGCTTTCCGCAGCCCTTGCGGCCAAGGGGCAGGCGATTGCCGATTATGATCGCAAGATCTTCGATGCCCATATTGCCTTCCTGCACGACCCGGCCCTGATAGAGCCTGTGGAGACGGCGATTTCGGCGCGCAAGGTCGTGGCCGAAGCGCCGTGGCGCGATGCGGTGGATAAGCTTTCCGCCTCCTATCGCGGGCTTGGCGATCCGATCCTGAAGGCGCGCGGGGAAGATGTCATCGACGTCGGCCTGCGGGTGCTGGCCCATCTGACGGGGGGCACCGGTGAGGCGGGCAATGAGCAACCCGCCATTCTGGCCTTTGACGAATTGCGGCCTTCCGATGTGTTGACGCTGGAGCGGGACACGGTCCTGGGTATCGCAGCCGCTTACGGCGGAGCGACCTCCCATGCGGGCATTCTGGCAAGCGGGTTGCCGGTTCCTGTTGTCTTCGGGCTCGGAAATGGCCTGCTTTCCATTGCCGAAGGGACCGATTGTCTGCTCGATGGCGGCAAGGCGGAACTCACCGTTGCCCCCGATGCGGCCCTTCTCGAAGAGATCGAGCGCGCGCGCGCCGCACTTGAGGAACGTCGCGCGAAGGCGCGCGCGATCAGGGACGATCCGGCTGTGACTGCGGATGGCGAAGCGGTCCGGGCCGCCGCCAATCTCGCCTCGCTGGAAGAACTCGCCTCGGTCATCGAGAGCGGGGCGGAGGAGGTTGGCCTTCTTCGAACCGAATTCCTGTTCATGCGCCGCGAAAGTGCGCCGGACGAGGATGAGCAATACGCGATCTACAAACAGATGGTGGAGGGCCTGGACGGCAGGCCGCTGACCGTGCGCACGGTCGATATCGGCGGCGACAAGCCCGTCGCCTATATGGATCGCCCGGCGGAGGAAAACCCCAATCTCGGTTGGCGCGGCATTCGCTATTCGCTGGATGTGCCGGAGCTTTTCGAGACCCAACTGGTGGCGATCCTGCGCGCCAGCGCGCATGGGCCGGTGCGGATCATGTTCCCGCTCGTGGCGAGCGTGGAAGAGGTTCAGGCGGGCAAGGCGGCGGTTGAACGGGCCATGGCGGGATTGACCGCGCGCGGCGAAGCCTTCGATGCAGGCATCGAGGTCGGCATCATGATCGAGGTGCCGGCGGCGGCCGAAATCGCGGATCGTCTGGCTCCCGAGGTCGATTTCTTCTCCATCGGCACCAATGATCTGACGCAATATGTGATGGCGGCGGATCGGGCCAACCCCAAGGTTCAGGACCTTTGCGATCCCTTCCATCCGGCGGTGCTGGCGATGATCGCCAAATCCATCCGGGCGGCGAAGGAAGCGGGGATCTGGATTGGCATGTGCGGGGCGATGGCGGGGGATCCGCTGGCCGTTCCCATCCTGCTGGGACTGGGGCTCGATGAATTCAGCATGTCCGCATCGGATGTGGCGGAATTCAAGCTGACGCTCAAGGGGCTAAGTCGCACGGAGTGCGAGGCGCTGGCTGCACGGGCGCTGGAACAGGAAA is a window encoding:
- the dhaL gene encoding dihydroxyacetone kinase subunit DhaL, with product MTDALTCHIVRNWIRKTAEVMAENRAYLTELDSAIGDADHGNNMDRGYKAVIEKLPDGDDVGALLKAVSMALISKVGGAAGPLYGTMFLQASKPLMGKSEIGFEELVQFFDDAVAGVKMRGKADVGMKTMLDALVPAAEAFRAAGNVSDGLEAAVAAAENGMKETIPMIATKGRASYLGERSRDHQDPGATSSYLIIKALRDAASEAA
- the ptsP gene encoding phosphoenolpyruvate--protein phosphotransferase, producing the protein MIGIVIVSHSKQLADGLKELADTMSMEPVPIVSAGGIDDPDNPLGTDAIRILDAINEVMNDDGVLVFFDLGSAKLNAEMALDLLDDEAREKVRICEAPLVEGVLNATVQAAAGQGMDVAIAEARATARAFVDDTGAAAAETPGDALDGLASREFRIRTVHGLHARPAAQFVQTASRFEGPVYLANLTRNRPPANAKSINGVMLSEVGGNDVIRLSAEEAVAEDLFAAIAALVEANFGEAERAPEVAEVSGPAPVEETAAEPVTAGVLEGARIARGFAHGPIRQIRRALPETVEAKPVADAEAELSRFHAALQAAEGELSAALAAKGQAIADYDRKIFDAHIAFLHDPALIEPVETAISARKVVAEAPWRDAVDKLSASYRGLGDPILKARGEDVIDVGLRVLAHLTGGTGEAGNEQPAILAFDELRPSDVLTLERDTVLGIAAAYGGATSHAGILASGLPVPVVFGLGNGLLSIAEGTDCLLDGGKAELTVAPDAALLEEIERARAALEERRAKARAIRDDPAVTADGEAVRAAANLASLEELASVIESGAEEVGLLRTEFLFMRRESAPDEDEQYAIYKQMVEGLDGRPLTVRTVDIGGDKPVAYMDRPAEENPNLGWRGIRYSLDVPELFETQLVAILRASAHGPVRIMFPLVASVEEVQAGKAAVERAMAGLTARGEAFDAGIEVGIMIEVPAAAEIADRLAPEVDFFSIGTNDLTQYVMAADRANPKVQDLCDPFHPAVLAMIAKSIRAAKEAGIWIGMCGAMAGDPLAVPILLGLGLDEFSMSASDVAEFKLTLKGLSRTECEALAARALEQESAAAVRGLVVGAA
- the dhaK gene encoding dihydroxyacetone kinase subunit DhaK gives rise to the protein MKKLINNAEDVVVEQLKGFGAAHPEIDVHFDPIFVNVAGGVKDRVAVMSGGGSGHEPLHGGFVGQGMLDAACPGPVFTSPTPDQMYEAGKAINGGKGILQIVKNYTGDVLNFQMAADMLRDEGIEVRNIIIDDDVALKDSLYTAGRRGLGTTVFAEKICGAASLEGYDLDQLAALCKKVNINGKSMGMALTPCMTPQNGTPSFELAEDEIEIGIGIHGEPGVERTKIKTADETAEILTRHILDDEAYTRKLSEWDPASGDWVDTDVTDIVFSKGDEVIALVNGMGGTPVSELYTIYGKLAELAEAAGIKIVRNLVGNYITSLEMAGVSITLLKVDEELLRLYDAPVKTPALRWGC